The following proteins come from a genomic window of Micromonospora echinofusca:
- a CDS encoding alanine racemase produces MTPRVTVDLARLDANIARCTGRAAEAGVALRAHVKGHRSPEIAARQVAAGAVGVAVHSAAEAEAYVAVGVPDVTVAWPWRDTWRWSRFARLARHCAVTVHVDHPDAVTGLGAAAEAHGVELGVRIEVDTGLHRVGVDPDAAGELAATIARTGGLRLSGVTGYVGITGPDDARDRVELGRSRARLLVSVAERIRATGTPCPQVSVGGTPTLAGALDVAGVTEVCAGAYALLDGGLARLGECDPAAVAIAVTTTVTGTDGQALRTDADELLAGADQTWMSGVVLTAPDGAPVRPESVSVGDELRVLPGHVCPVVARRPLLHVLDAGEPVARWQALVLPDRA; encoded by the coding sequence ATGACGCCGAGGGTGACCGTCGACCTGGCCCGGCTGGACGCGAACATCGCGCGCTGCACCGGACGCGCGGCCGAGGCCGGGGTGGCCTTACGGGCACACGTCAAGGGGCACCGGAGCCCCGAGATCGCCGCCCGGCAGGTGGCCGCCGGCGCGGTGGGCGTCGCCGTCCACTCGGCGGCCGAGGCCGAGGCCTACGTCGCGGTGGGCGTGCCGGACGTGACGGTGGCGTGGCCGTGGCGCGACACGTGGCGGTGGAGCAGGTTCGCCCGGCTCGCGCGGCACTGCGCGGTGACGGTGCACGTGGACCACCCCGACGCGGTGACCGGGCTCGGCGCGGCGGCCGAGGCCCACGGCGTCGAACTCGGCGTACGGATCGAGGTCGACACGGGCCTGCACCGCGTCGGCGTCGACCCCGACGCGGCCGGGGAGCTGGCCGCCACGATCGCCAGGACCGGTGGGCTGCGCCTGTCGGGCGTGACCGGCTACGTGGGGATCACCGGCCCCGACGACGCCCGCGACCGGGTCGAGCTGGGCCGCAGCCGGGCACGCCTGCTGGTGTCCGTCGCGGAGCGCATCCGCGCGACCGGGACGCCCTGCCCGCAGGTGAGCGTCGGGGGCACCCCGACCCTCGCCGGGGCGCTGGACGTGGCCGGCGTGACCGAGGTGTGCGCCGGCGCGTACGCGCTGCTCGACGGCGGGCTGGCCCGGCTGGGCGAGTGCGACCCGGCGGCGGTCGCGATCGCCGTCACCACCACCGTCACCGGCACCGACGGGCAGGCGCTGCGCACCGACGCCGACGAGCTGCTGGCGGGCGCCGACCAGACCTGGATGAGCGGTGTCGTGCTGACCGCGCCCGACGGCGCGCCGGTCCGCCCGGAGTCGGTGTCGGTGGGCGACGAGCTGCGGGTGCTGCCCGGGCACGTGTGCCCGGTGGTGGCCCGCCGACCGCTGCTGCACGTGCTCGACGCCGGCGAACCGGTGGCCCGATGGCAGGCACTGGTGCTCCCGGACCGGGCATGA
- a CDS encoding MFS transporter yields the protein MTQAVAPLDRPADPLRERRFVLFATARTISVFGNAVGPLALTFAVLDLPGSSPPALSLVLAAISVPRIALMLLGGVIGDRLPRHRVLVAAELMCGSAYGAMTLLVLTGRASVAALAVCAAVAGTASALLLPSLNGLTAELVAPQARQRGNALLRLGTNTATVAGFAAGGALITWLGPGWALALDAATFAVAAGLLARLRLAGTARTTRRNLPAELRDGWREFVRRRWLWQIVLAAAVINAAVGVTFGLAGPLLARAHLGGAGAWSGVLAGYAVGMFAGVLVAMRIRTTRPLRTAVLAVSMLGLPALLLGSGAALPFVILAAVLAGVAFDVFGVLWETTVQSEVPTEAMSRVSAYEWLGAVGLGPPVMIAAGFVVPGIGVRTTLLGLAAVIAVAALVPLASSSVRHYERQPDGRVR from the coding sequence ATGACCCAGGCGGTCGCGCCCCTGGACCGTCCGGCCGACCCGCTGCGCGAGCGCCGGTTCGTCCTGTTCGCCACGGCCAGGACGATCTCCGTCTTCGGCAACGCGGTCGGCCCGCTCGCGCTGACCTTCGCCGTGCTGGACCTTCCCGGCTCCTCGCCCCCGGCGCTGTCGCTCGTGCTCGCCGCGATCTCGGTGCCCCGGATCGCGCTGATGCTGCTCGGCGGCGTCATCGGCGACCGGCTGCCCCGGCACCGCGTACTCGTGGCGGCGGAGCTGATGTGCGGCAGCGCGTACGGCGCGATGACCCTCCTCGTGCTGACCGGGCGGGCGAGCGTCGCCGCCCTCGCCGTCTGCGCGGCCGTCGCCGGCACCGCCTCCGCGCTGCTGCTGCCGTCGCTGAACGGGCTGACCGCCGAGCTGGTCGCGCCGCAGGCGCGGCAGCGCGGCAACGCTCTGCTGCGGCTGGGTACGAACACCGCCACGGTGGCGGGCTTCGCTGCGGGCGGCGCGCTGATCACCTGGCTCGGGCCGGGTTGGGCCCTGGCCCTCGACGCGGCCACGTTCGCCGTCGCCGCCGGCCTTCTCGCGCGGCTGCGCCTCGCCGGGACGGCCCGGACGACCAGGCGGAACCTGCCGGCCGAGCTGCGCGACGGCTGGCGGGAGTTCGTCCGGCGGCGCTGGCTGTGGCAGATCGTGCTCGCCGCAGCCGTGATCAACGCCGCCGTCGGGGTCACCTTCGGGCTCGCCGGGCCACTGCTCGCCAGGGCGCACCTGGGCGGTGCGGGCGCCTGGTCCGGCGTCCTCGCCGGGTACGCGGTGGGCATGTTCGCCGGCGTGCTCGTCGCGATGCGGATCAGGACGACCCGCCCCCTGCGCACGGCCGTACTCGCCGTGTCGATGCTGGGGCTGCCGGCGCTGCTGCTCGGCTCCGGCGCCGCCCTGCCGTTCGTGATCCTCGCCGCCGTGCTGGCCGGGGTGGCCTTCGACGTCTTCGGGGTGCTGTGGGAGACGACCGTCCAGTCCGAGGTGCCGACGGAGGCCATGTCCCGCGTGAGCGCGTACGAGTGGCTGGGGGCGGTGGGGCTGGGACCGCCGGTCATGATCGCCGCCGGCTTCGTCGTGCCCGGGATCGGCGTGCGGACCACCCTGCTCGGCCTGGCCGCGGTGATCGCCGTCGCCGCGCTCGTCCCGTTGGCCAGTTCCTCTGTCCGGCACTACGAAAGGCAACCCGATGGCCGAGTACGTTGA
- a CDS encoding class I SAM-dependent DNA methyltransferase, with product MAEYVDAFVTAYDRFWAPYPQRMGDAWLRLHGHVAPGAERSVLDVGCGTGIVAARFASVGYRVVGVDVSEAMIARARVRLAGTDAVLIAADAADFEVPVPCAFAVSTYDVLNHVGGIDRVRAYLRCVHGAVAPGGWFGFDMSTVKGLLAEVPPVARQDGTVSVEVARGPLDGDRRPLHVTGELRTDDGHATPFSTTITNTAHPVADVLSALADAGWVTSHVAAVDDLLTPVPDPEALPRVAVLARRP from the coding sequence ATGGCCGAGTACGTTGACGCCTTCGTCACGGCGTATGACCGCTTCTGGGCGCCGTACCCGCAGCGGATGGGTGACGCGTGGCTGCGCCTGCACGGGCACGTGGCACCAGGAGCCGAGCGGAGCGTGCTCGACGTCGGCTGCGGCACCGGCATCGTGGCCGCCCGGTTCGCCTCCGTCGGCTACCGGGTCGTCGGGGTCGACGTCTCCGAGGCGATGATCGCCCGCGCCCGCGTACGGCTGGCCGGCACCGACGCGGTGCTGATCGCCGCGGACGCCGCGGACTTCGAGGTGCCGGTCCCCTGCGCGTTCGCGGTCTCCACGTACGACGTCCTCAACCACGTCGGCGGGATCGACCGGGTCCGCGCCTACCTGCGCTGCGTGCATGGGGCGGTCGCGCCGGGCGGCTGGTTCGGCTTCGACATGTCCACGGTCAAGGGCCTCCTCGCCGAGGTGCCGCCCGTCGCCCGGCAGGACGGGACCGTCTCGGTCGAGGTCGCGCGGGGCCCGCTCGACGGCGACCGCCGCCCGCTGCACGTCACCGGTGAGCTACGCACCGACGACGGCCACGCGACCCCCTTCTCCACGACGATCACCAACACCGCCCATCCGGTCGCCGACGTGCTCTCCGCCCTGGCGGACGCCGGCTGGGTGACGAGTCACGTCGCGGCCGTCGACGACCTGCTCACCCCGGTACCGGACCCGGAGGCACTGCCCCGGGTCGCCGTGCTCGCCCGACGCCCCTGA
- a CDS encoding DMT family transporter: MSPAAHRPPFDPVTTGAVVLAVVAVSSSAPLVAFAAAPALAVAFWRNLLSVAALGPFSAARRRAEFRSLTVGAGRREGVYCVLSGVALAAHFATWMPSTKLTSVAAATALCATQPVWQGLIARAQGRRLPGVVWLGIGVAVAGAAVATGADFAVSGRAVAGDLLAVAGGLFAAVYTALGERARTTISTTTYTTICYGVCALVLLVVCLVGRVPLTGFDTGTWLVVLALVAGAQLLGHSMFNYALKRVSATTVSVLALLEAPGAALIGWAWLGQLPGVTALAGLALLLAGVAVVVLGGARAARRVRPVATTVPADAGPPPG, translated from the coding sequence GTGTCCCCCGCAGCGCACCGCCCCCCGTTCGACCCGGTGACCACCGGGGCGGTCGTGCTGGCCGTCGTCGCCGTCTCGTCGTCCGCGCCGCTGGTGGCCTTCGCGGCGGCGCCAGCGCTAGCCGTCGCGTTCTGGCGCAACCTGCTCTCGGTGGCCGCGCTCGGCCCGTTCTCGGCGGCCCGGCGGCGTGCCGAGTTCCGGTCGCTGACGGTCGGCGCCGGCCGGCGCGAGGGCGTCTACTGCGTACTGTCGGGGGTCGCGCTCGCCGCGCACTTCGCCACCTGGATGCCCAGCACGAAGCTCACCTCGGTCGCCGCGGCGACCGCGCTGTGCGCCACCCAGCCGGTCTGGCAGGGGCTGATCGCCCGGGCCCAGGGGCGTCGGCTGCCGGGCGTCGTCTGGCTCGGCATCGGGGTGGCGGTCGCGGGGGCGGCCGTGGCGACCGGCGCCGACTTCGCCGTCTCCGGTCGGGCCGTCGCCGGCGACCTGCTCGCGGTGGCCGGGGGTCTCTTCGCGGCGGTCTACACCGCGCTGGGCGAGCGGGCCCGTACGACGATCAGCACGACCACCTACACCACCATCTGCTACGGGGTGTGCGCGCTGGTGCTGCTCGTGGTCTGCCTGGTCGGCCGGGTGCCGCTCACCGGCTTCGACACCGGCACCTGGCTCGTCGTGCTGGCCCTGGTGGCCGGCGCCCAACTGCTCGGGCACTCGATGTTCAACTACGCGCTGAAGCGGGTCTCGGCGACCACGGTCAGCGTGCTGGCCCTGCTGGAGGCCCCGGGCGCGGCCCTGATCGGCTGGGCCTGGCTGGGGCAGCTGCCCGGGGTGACCGCCCTGGCCGGGCTGGCGCTGCTGCTGGCCGGCGTCGCGGTGGTGGTGCTCGGCGGTGCCCGGGCGGCCCGTCGCGTCCGCCCGGTCGCCACCACCGTCCCCGCCGACGCGGGCCCGCCGCCCGGCTGA
- a CDS encoding HAD family hydrolase, with protein sequence MPTYQAVLFDFFGTLTCSVQRGAAHRSTAELLGCAPHTLVDVLDRTYYERACGRLGDAEATLRWVCQQAGVHPSEDAIRSAVASHHRAVRADTRLRDEAVPTLTALRGLGLRTGVISDCTHELPAFLPQLPIAPLLDVRVFSVQVGRCKPDPALYQAACRRLDLAPADCLYVGDGGSQELTGAERAGMTAVRLAAPDLAGHMVFNADAAWSGPALRSLDEVVHLVERVPERADVLPPADVPVPAGAGVPAGCSPV encoded by the coding sequence ATGCCCACGTACCAGGCGGTCCTGTTCGACTTCTTCGGCACGCTGACCTGTTCCGTCCAGCGGGGCGCGGCCCACCGGTCGACCGCCGAGCTGCTCGGCTGCGCACCGCACACGCTCGTCGACGTGCTCGACCGCACCTACTACGAACGGGCCTGCGGGCGGCTGGGCGACGCCGAGGCGACCCTGCGCTGGGTCTGCCAGCAGGCCGGCGTGCACCCGTCCGAGGACGCGATCCGCTCGGCGGTCGCCTCCCACCACCGGGCCGTACGCGCCGACACCCGGCTGCGGGACGAGGCGGTGCCGACGCTGACCGCGCTGCGCGGGCTCGGCCTGCGTACGGGGGTGATCAGCGACTGCACGCACGAGCTGCCGGCGTTCCTGCCGCAGTTGCCGATCGCCCCGCTGCTCGACGTGCGGGTCTTCTCCGTGCAGGTGGGGCGCTGCAAGCCCGACCCGGCGCTCTACCAGGCGGCGTGCCGGCGGCTCGACCTGGCGCCGGCGGACTGCCTCTACGTCGGCGACGGCGGCAGTCAGGAGCTGACCGGGGCGGAGCGGGCCGGGATGACCGCCGTACGGCTGGCGGCCCCGGACCTGGCCGGCCACATGGTGTTCAACGCCGACGCCGCCTGGAGCGGGCCGGCGCTGCGCTCCCTCGACGAGGTGGTCCACCTCGTCGAGCGGGTGCCCGAACGGGCGGACGTGCTCCCCCCGGCGGACGTCCCCGTGCCGGCGGGCGCAGGCGTGCCGGCGGGCTGCTCCCCGGTGTGA
- a CDS encoding PhzF family phenazine biosynthesis protein, with product MSTLAYEIVDVFTDRPFAGNPLAVVFGAEALATEQMQALACEFNLSETVFVLPPTQVGATYRARIFTPVEELPFAGHPSVGAAVTASRRGMFGVGQVTQECGAGVLPIEVTATGATLTGGVPTLGPELDPEPLLEMAGLSADDHVGPAPRVAGCGLEFPYLPVRPDAVARARVNAAAAQRYGVEHVSVFSWDAAAQTAHARVFVPGLGVPEDPATGSAALGLGVWLVASGLLPADGRAEYTVHQGIEINRPSELACTVTAAEGQAVGATVAGHVMPVARGEIMVPPFVG from the coding sequence ATGTCGACCTTGGCCTACGAGATCGTGGACGTCTTCACGGACCGCCCGTTCGCCGGCAACCCGCTGGCCGTCGTGTTCGGCGCCGAAGCGCTGGCCACCGAGCAGATGCAGGCGCTCGCGTGTGAGTTCAACCTCTCCGAGACGGTGTTCGTGCTCCCGCCCACCCAGGTCGGCGCCACCTACCGCGCCCGGATCTTCACCCCGGTCGAGGAACTGCCGTTCGCCGGGCATCCCAGCGTCGGCGCGGCGGTGACCGCGAGCCGTCGGGGCATGTTCGGTGTGGGGCAGGTCACTCAGGAGTGCGGCGCGGGCGTGCTGCCGATCGAGGTGACCGCGACCGGGGCCACGCTCACCGGCGGCGTACCCACCCTCGGCCCCGAGCTGGACCCGGAGCCGCTGCTCGAGATGGCCGGCCTGAGCGCCGACGACCACGTCGGTCCGGCGCCGCGGGTGGCCGGGTGCGGGCTGGAGTTCCCCTACCTTCCGGTCCGCCCGGACGCGGTGGCCCGCGCCCGGGTCAACGCGGCGGCGGCACAGCGGTACGGAGTGGAGCACGTCAGCGTCTTCTCCTGGGACGCCGCCGCGCAAACCGCCCACGCCCGGGTCTTCGTCCCGGGGCTGGGCGTGCCGGAGGATCCGGCCACCGGCTCGGCCGCCCTCGGCCTCGGGGTGTGGCTGGTCGCCAGCGGCCTGCTGCCGGCCGACGGGCGCGCGGAGTACACCGTCCACCAGGGCATCGAGATCAATCGGCCGTCCGAGCTGGCCTGCACGGTGACCGCCGCCGAGGGCCAGGCGGTGGGCGCCACCGTGGCCGGCCACGTCATGCCGGTCGCCCGGGGCGAGATCATGGTCCCGCCGTTCGTCGGCTGA
- a CDS encoding magnesium transporter MgtE N-terminal domain-containing protein, whose product MSTPTRIYIARLAGVAVFDPNGDQVGRVRDAVARLRPTQRPPEVVGLVAEMPMRRRIFLSINRITSIDADAVVLGSGTLNLRRFEKRPNELLVLQELLDRRVQLDPGGQAGSVVDVAMECSRGGEWSLARVAVREHTGRLTRRGHLHQVEWERVRGLSGIADSRGTANLLSVLEDMRPADLANALQDLPDARRNEVAAALDDERLADVLSELPEHDQVEILAALDRERAADVLEEMDPDDAADLLSELPPPEQDVLLDLMQPDEADPVRQLLKYTPGTAGSVMTSEPVILPPDATVAEALARIREPQLSPAIAAQVFVSRAPMTTPTGRYLGMVHFQRLLREPPADLLGGIVVNDIDPLRPTTPLPEITRRMATYDLVAMPVIDRNNRLVGAVTVDDVLDHLLPRDWRDRDAAGRPVPAEPTLDGANG is encoded by the coding sequence GTGAGCACGCCGACCCGGATCTACATCGCCCGGCTCGCCGGGGTCGCCGTCTTCGACCCCAACGGCGACCAGGTGGGCCGGGTCCGCGACGCGGTGGCCCGGCTCCGGCCGACGCAGCGTCCGCCGGAGGTGGTCGGCCTGGTCGCCGAGATGCCGATGCGCCGGCGCATCTTCCTGTCCATCAACCGGATCACCTCCATCGACGCCGACGCGGTCGTGCTCGGCAGCGGCACGCTCAACCTGCGGCGCTTCGAGAAGCGCCCGAACGAGTTGCTCGTGCTCCAGGAGCTGCTGGACCGTCGGGTGCAGCTCGACCCCGGCGGGCAGGCGGGTTCCGTGGTCGACGTGGCGATGGAGTGCAGCCGGGGCGGCGAGTGGTCGCTGGCCCGGGTCGCCGTACGCGAGCACACCGGCCGGCTGACCCGCCGGGGCCACCTGCACCAGGTCGAATGGGAGCGGGTACGCGGGCTCAGCGGCATCGCCGACAGCCGGGGCACGGCCAACCTGCTCTCGGTGCTGGAGGACATGCGCCCCGCCGACCTCGCCAACGCCCTCCAGGACCTCCCCGACGCCCGGCGCAACGAGGTCGCCGCCGCGCTGGACGACGAGCGCCTGGCCGACGTGCTCAGCGAGCTGCCGGAGCACGACCAGGTGGAGATCCTGGCCGCGCTGGACCGGGAGCGGGCCGCCGACGTGCTGGAGGAGATGGACCCGGACGACGCCGCCGACCTGCTCAGCGAGCTGCCCCCGCCCGAGCAGGACGTGCTGCTCGACCTGATGCAGCCCGACGAGGCCGACCCCGTACGTCAGCTGCTCAAGTACACGCCGGGCACCGCGGGCAGCGTGATGACCTCCGAGCCGGTCATCCTGCCGCCGGACGCCACCGTCGCCGAGGCCCTGGCCCGGATCCGGGAACCGCAGCTCTCGCCCGCGATCGCCGCGCAGGTGTTCGTGTCCCGGGCGCCGATGACCACGCCGACCGGCCGCTACCTCGGCATGGTGCACTTCCAGCGGCTGCTGCGCGAGCCGCCGGCCGACCTGCTCGGCGGCATCGTGGTCAACGACATCGACCCGCTGCGGCCGACCACCCCGCTGCCGGAGATCACCCGCCGGATGGCCACGTACGACCTGGTCGCCATGCCCGTGATCGACCGCAACAACCGGCTGGTCGGCGCGGTCACCGTCGACGACGTGCTGGACCACCTCCTGCCCCGCGACTGGCGGGACCGGGACGCCGCCGGGCGCCCGGTCCCCGCCGAGCCGACGCTGGACGGCGCGAATGGCTGA
- a CDS encoding DUF1003 domain-containing protein: protein MAEQRRPPRLDQPREPRGVKLPRFDPEAFGRWSEGIARGMGTANFIVYMTIVIALWFVWNTLAPADLRFDPYTFTFLTLVLSLQASYAAPLILLAQNRQADRDRVSLEEDRRRATMQKADTEYLTREIAALRNAMGEVATRDFLRSELARLAEELDEAGRRRQRLERRQQEKIPPHGDGLEEPRDDLDDDRVRDGQPEARSREPEG, encoded by the coding sequence ATGGCTGAGCAGCGACGGCCGCCGCGGCTCGACCAGCCGCGCGAGCCCCGGGGCGTCAAGCTGCCCCGGTTCGACCCGGAGGCCTTCGGCCGCTGGTCCGAGGGGATCGCCCGGGGGATGGGCACCGCGAACTTCATCGTCTACATGACGATCGTGATCGCGCTGTGGTTCGTCTGGAACACCCTGGCCCCGGCGGACCTGCGCTTCGACCCGTACACCTTCACGTTCCTGACCCTGGTGCTGTCCCTTCAGGCCAGCTACGCGGCCCCGCTGATCCTGCTGGCGCAGAACCGGCAGGCCGACCGGGACCGGGTCTCGCTGGAGGAGGACCGCCGGCGGGCGACCATGCAGAAGGCCGACACGGAGTACCTGACCCGGGAGATCGCCGCGCTGCGCAACGCGATGGGCGAGGTGGCGACCCGGGACTTCCTCCGTTCGGAGCTGGCCAGGCTCGCCGAGGAGCTGGACGAGGCGGGCCGCCGCCGGCAGCGGCTGGAGCGCCGGCAGCAGGAGAAGATCCCGCCCCACGGCGACGGGCTGGAGGAGCCCCGCGACGACCTGGACGACGACCGGGTCCGGGACGGCCAGCCGGAGGCCCGCAGCCGGGAGCCCGAGGGCTGA
- a CDS encoding Mrp/NBP35 family ATP-binding protein, giving the protein MSAPVSTVSDAIQAALATVNDPEIRRPITELGMVRSAEVGDDGVVRVELLLTVAGCPLKDKLRSDITAAVGAVPGVTGVTIEFGVMSPEQRQELQAKLRGGGASQEPVIPFAQPGSRTRVYAVASGKGGVGKSSVTVNLAAALAARGLSVGVVDADIYGHSVPRMLGADGRPTRVEDMIMPPQSHGVKVISIGMFTAGNAAVVWRGPMLHRALQQFLADVYWGELDVLLLDLPPGTGDVAISLAQLLPNSEILIVTTPQAAAAEVAERAGAIALQTHQRVVGVIENMSWLELPDGSRMEVFGAGGGQAVAESLTKTIGAQVPLLGQVPLDTRVREAGDVGTPIVLAEPESPAAKALGQVADRLAVRRESLLGKPLGLKPAGR; this is encoded by the coding sequence ATGTCAGCTCCCGTCAGCACCGTCTCCGACGCGATCCAGGCCGCGCTGGCCACCGTCAACGACCCGGAGATCCGCCGGCCCATCACCGAACTCGGCATGGTCCGCTCCGCCGAGGTCGGCGACGACGGCGTCGTACGGGTCGAGCTGCTGCTCACCGTCGCCGGCTGCCCGCTGAAGGACAAGCTGCGCTCCGACATCACGGCCGCCGTCGGCGCGGTGCCCGGCGTGACCGGCGTGACGATCGAGTTCGGCGTGATGAGCCCCGAGCAGCGCCAGGAGCTCCAGGCGAAGCTGCGCGGCGGCGGTGCCTCCCAGGAACCGGTCATCCCGTTCGCCCAGCCGGGCTCCCGCACCCGCGTGTACGCGGTGGCCAGCGGCAAGGGCGGCGTCGGCAAGTCCAGCGTCACGGTCAACCTGGCCGCCGCGCTGGCCGCCCGCGGGCTCTCCGTCGGCGTGGTCGACGCGGACATCTACGGCCACTCGGTGCCCCGGATGCTCGGCGCCGACGGGCGCCCCACCCGCGTCGAGGACATGATCATGCCGCCGCAGTCGCACGGCGTGAAGGTCATCTCGATCGGCATGTTCACCGCCGGCAACGCCGCCGTGGTGTGGCGCGGCCCGATGCTGCACCGGGCGTTGCAGCAGTTCCTCGCCGACGTCTACTGGGGCGAGCTGGACGTGCTCCTGCTCGACCTGCCCCCGGGCACCGGCGACGTGGCCATCTCCCTGGCCCAGCTGCTGCCCAACTCCGAGATCCTGATCGTCACCACCCCGCAGGCCGCCGCCGCCGAGGTGGCGGAGCGGGCCGGCGCGATCGCGTTGCAGACCCACCAGCGCGTGGTCGGCGTCATCGAGAACATGTCCTGGCTGGAGCTGCCGGACGGCTCCCGGATGGAGGTCTTCGGCGCGGGCGGCGGTCAGGCGGTCGCCGAGTCGCTGACGAAGACCATCGGCGCGCAGGTGCCGCTGCTCGGGCAGGTGCCGCTCGACACCCGGGTCCGCGAGGCCGGCGACGTGGGCACCCCGATCGTGCTGGCCGAGCCGGAGTCGCCGGCCGCGAAGGCGCTGGGCCAGGTCGCCGACCGGCTCGCCGTACGGCGGGAGTCGCTGCTCGGCAAGCCGCTGGGCCTCAAGCCGGCCGGCCGCTGA
- a CDS encoding Sec-independent protein translocase family protein — MFENLNWWEIGALLLLALLIFGDRLPAVISDGLRMVRNLRAMASNATTDLSRELGTDIQLEDLHPKAFIRKHLLSEEDEQAIRKPLQGVYDNLRADVTGVHNELKDVASAADLRAGGRPATATGAAPAPAPRVSYDDAT; from the coding sequence GTGTTCGAGAACCTGAACTGGTGGGAGATCGGTGCGCTGCTGCTCCTGGCGCTGCTGATCTTCGGTGACCGGCTGCCCGCAGTGATCAGCGACGGGCTGCGCATGGTGCGCAACCTGCGCGCCATGGCCAGCAACGCCACCACCGACCTCAGTCGCGAGCTGGGCACCGACATCCAGCTGGAGGACCTGCACCCGAAGGCGTTCATCCGCAAGCACCTGCTCAGCGAGGAGGACGAGCAGGCGATCCGGAAGCCGTTGCAGGGCGTCTACGACAACCTGCGGGCGGACGTGACCGGCGTGCACAACGAGCTGAAGGACGTGGCCTCCGCCGCCGACCTGCGCGCGGGCGGCCGCCCGGCCACCGCCACCGGTGCCGCCCCGGCCCCCGCCCCCCGGGTCAGCTACGACGACGCGACCTGA
- a CDS encoding trypsin-like peptidase domain-containing protein yields MTDGWDWRQPGGTPAPARPPLPGHPPVGRPPTPQGGGAGTTSPWWSDALADPWRDPTAPTAVVLPAAPSPGTEPERVLDPDAPGRPTLRQLLLIPLITALLAGSLGGALGYAFAVRGGAVANTVLGADPQAPGLAQRRPESLAGVAERVLPSVVTVRVASLGGTSEGSGFIASADGHVITNDHVVAGATGKASVVFNDGSSAPATVVGQDPESDIAVIKVSRTGLRPVEFGDSDALAVGDPVLAMGSPLSLANTVTAGIVSALDRTMRAGEPGGPTRYYAAIQTDAAVNHGNSGGPLVDGAGRVIGVNSTIKSLVSDGQEAGNIGLAFAIPINQAKRITQDIIGTGKARRTVIGAQVGGAGAGTGGTGVRLAAVEPSGPAAGAGLKAGDVILKLAGRPMTEPTDLIALVRKFAPGAVVTVEYRRGANRQNASVTLAADAK; encoded by the coding sequence GTGACCGACGGCTGGGACTGGCGCCAGCCCGGGGGAACTCCGGCACCGGCGCGACCGCCGCTGCCCGGACACCCGCCGGTGGGCCGGCCGCCGACGCCTCAGGGCGGCGGGGCCGGCACGACTTCGCCCTGGTGGTCCGACGCGCTGGCCGACCCGTGGCGCGACCCGACGGCGCCGACCGCCGTGGTGCTGCCGGCCGCGCCGAGCCCCGGCACCGAGCCGGAGCGGGTCCTCGACCCGGACGCCCCGGGCCGGCCGACGCTGCGGCAGCTGCTGCTCATCCCGTTGATCACCGCGCTGCTCGCGGGCAGCCTGGGCGGCGCGCTCGGGTACGCCTTCGCGGTGCGCGGGGGCGCCGTGGCCAACACGGTGCTCGGCGCGGACCCGCAGGCGCCCGGCCTGGCCCAGCGCAGGCCCGAGTCGCTGGCCGGGGTCGCCGAGCGGGTGCTGCCCAGCGTGGTGACCGTCCGGGTGGCGAGCCTCGGCGGCACGAGCGAGGGCTCGGGCTTCATCGCCAGCGCCGACGGGCACGTCATTACCAACGACCACGTGGTGGCGGGGGCGACCGGCAAGGCGTCGGTGGTCTTCAACGACGGCAGTTCCGCCCCGGCGACCGTCGTCGGGCAGGACCCGGAGTCCGACATCGCGGTGATCAAGGTCTCCCGGACGGGCCTGCGGCCGGTCGAGTTCGGCGACTCCGACGCGCTGGCCGTGGGTGACCCGGTGCTGGCCATGGGCTCGCCGCTCTCGCTGGCCAACACGGTCACGGCCGGCATCGTCAGCGCCCTGGACCGCACGATGCGGGCCGGCGAGCCGGGCGGTCCCACGCGCTACTACGCGGCGATCCAGACCGACGCGGCCGTCAACCACGGCAACTCGGGCGGCCCGCTGGTCGACGGCGCGGGTCGGGTGATCGGGGTCAACTCGACCATCAAGTCGCTGGTCTCCGACGGGCAGGAGGCGGGCAACATCGGCCTCGCCTTCGCCATCCCGATCAACCAGGCCAAGCGGATCACGCAGGACATCATCGGCACCGGCAAGGCCCGGCGCACGGTGATCGGCGCCCAGGTCGGCGGGGCCGGCGCGGGCACCGGAGGAACCGGCGTACGCCTGGCGGCGGTGGAGCCGTCGGGCCCGGCGGCCGGCGCGGGGCTGAAGGCCGGTGACGTGATCCTCAAGCTCGCCGGGCGGCCGATGACCGAGCCGACCGACCTCATCGCGCTGGTCCGCAAGTTCGCGCCCGGCGCGGTGGTGACCGTGGAGTACCGCCGGGGCGCCAACCGGCAGAACGCCTCCGTGACGCTGGCCGCAGACGCGAAGTAG